One genomic region from Methanobrevibacter olleyae encodes:
- the dusB gene encoding tRNA dihydrouridine synthase DusB → MKWKIANVEIDNQIVLAPMAGVCDSAFRSIVKSMGCGLIETEMVSDKAIMYGNWKTKEMLYMTDYERPISQQILGSDIKSLTFASKYIYENTNVDIIDINMGCPVTKVTNRSKAGSALLKDPFKVKSIVESIVESVATPVTVKIRSGWNKNSINAVEIARIIEEAGASAITVHPRTKDQGYSGKADWTIIKEVKENISIPVIGNGDVKSCFDAKRMIDETDCDAVMIGRAALGNPWLIKESVDYLENETLPSEITIEERIEMLKRHVNLLVENKGEAFAIPKMRTHAAYYAKKLPRTIELKQQIFKMNTKEDLFNLLDDYLDSL, encoded by the coding sequence ATGAAGTGGAAAATTGCTAATGTTGAAATAGATAATCAGATAGTTTTAGCTCCAATGGCTGGTGTATGTGATTCAGCTTTTAGAAGCATTGTTAAATCAATGGGCTGTGGGCTAATTGAAACTGAAATGGTTTCAGATAAAGCTATTATGTATGGCAATTGGAAAACTAAAGAAATGCTATATATGACTGATTATGAAAGGCCTATCTCTCAACAAATTCTTGGTTCTGATATAAAATCACTGACCTTTGCATCTAAATACATATATGAAAATACAAATGTAGATATCATTGATATTAATATGGGTTGTCCTGTAACAAAGGTAACCAATCGGTCTAAAGCTGGAAGTGCATTATTAAAAGACCCATTTAAAGTAAAATCTATTGTAGAATCTATTGTAGAATCTGTAGCAACTCCAGTAACTGTGAAAATTAGAAGTGGTTGGAATAAAAATTCTATTAATGCAGTAGAAATAGCTCGAATAATAGAAGAAGCTGGTGCATCAGCTATTACAGTTCACCCTCGTACAAAAGATCAAGGATATTCTGGTAAGGCAGATTGGACTATAATTAAAGAAGTTAAAGAAAATATTTCTATTCCAGTTATTGGTAATGGAGATGTAAAATCATGTTTTGATGCAAAGAGAATGATAGATGAAACAGATTGTGATGCAGTTATGATTGGAAGAGCCGCACTTGGTAATCCATGGCTAATTAAGGAATCTGTAGATTATCTTGAAAATGAAACATTACCAAGTGAAATAACTATAGAAGAGAGAATAGAAATGTTAAAAAGGCATGTAAACCTCCTTGTTGAAAATAAAGGAGAGGCATTTGCAATTCCTAAAATGAGAACTCATGCAGCCTATTATGCTAAAAAATTACCAAGAACAATTGAATTGAAACAGCAAATATTTAAAATGAACACAAAAGAAGATTTATTTAATCTATTAGATGATTATCTAGATTCTCTTTAG
- the mmp11 gene encoding methanogenesis marker protein 11 yields MEILKPEELKEKFNDPWIAPYEKVITMADGDTVELIEYHPCPSGSNWLVYQYQHSSELIIDAKRDGNKHTYICKVGKKPIDLKASINAAGIEEVVIDNENNEVKVTHGGLAGAGVGAGMCRGMGEGVKYIELLEVGGGSKEGKATVVTPKYEKLVIGIDDTDVKDAGATWTMAHNIGIQLKEEGYEYLDHIILQLFPHNPHKTQNCVSIALTFAVMEEDKEKLINRLIEILKQDTLSDKTAIAILEGIGIPEKLRKYAIATKTGMMDVETAEKLAEELNIPLIAVTGDQGKIGALAALGLHDDLDEAVKVYY; encoded by the coding sequence ATGGAAATTTTAAAACCTGAAGAGTTAAAAGAAAAATTTAATGACCCATGGATTGCTCCTTATGAAAAAGTCATAACTATGGCTGATGGAGATACAGTAGAACTTATTGAATATCACCCATGCCCAAGTGGTTCCAACTGGTTAGTTTACCAATACCAACACAGTAGTGAACTTATTATTGATGCTAAAAGAGATGGAAATAAGCATACTTATATCTGTAAAGTAGGTAAAAAACCAATAGACCTTAAAGCAAGTATCAATGCTGCTGGAATCGAAGAAGTAGTAATTGATAATGAGAACAATGAAGTTAAAGTTACTCATGGAGGTCTTGCAGGTGCTGGTGTAGGTGCTGGTATGTGTAGAGGAATGGGGGAAGGTGTAAAATACATCGAACTTCTTGAAGTTGGAGGAGGTAGTAAAGAAGGCAAGGCTACTGTTGTAACTCCAAAATATGAAAAATTAGTTATTGGAATTGATGATACTGATGTAAAAGATGCTGGAGCAACTTGGACTATGGCTCATAATATTGGTATTCAATTAAAAGAAGAAGGTTATGAGTATCTTGACCATATTATCCTTCAATTATTCCCACATAACCCTCATAAAACCCAAAACTGTGTTTCTATAGCTCTTACCTTTGCAGTTATGGAAGAGGATAAAGAAAAATTAATCAATAGACTTATTGAAATATTAAAGCAGGACACTTTATCTGATAAAACTGCAATAGCTATTTTAGAAGGTATTGGTATTCCAGAAAAACTTAGAAAATATGCAATAGCTACTAAAACTGGTATGATGGATGTTGAAACTGCTGAAAAATTAGCAGAAGAACTCAATATTCCTCTTATAGCAGTTACAGGAGATCAAGGTAAAATAGGTGCACTTGCAGCACTTGGTCTACATGATGATCTTGATGAAGCTGTAAAAGTCTATTACTAG
- the ribH gene encoding 6,7-dimethyl-8-ribityllumazine synthase encodes MVKYNIGAVVAEFNYDITHMMLELAKAEAEVRDCEITKIVMVPGVFDMPIAIKKLTEADKEGKIDLDCIITLGTVIEGATDHDQIVAQHASRKIADLSLEWGKPISLGISGPGMTRLDAHRRVTYGKSAVEAAVKMCDRLQDI; translated from the coding sequence ATGGTAAAGTATAATATAGGTGCAGTTGTTGCAGAATTTAATTATGATATTACTCATATGATGTTAGAACTTGCTAAAGCAGAAGCTGAAGTTCGTGATTGTGAAATTACTAAAATTGTTATGGTACCTGGTGTGTTTGACATGCCAATTGCAATTAAAAAATTAACTGAAGCAGATAAAGAGGGGAAAATTGACCTTGACTGTATAATTACTCTTGGTACTGTTATTGAGGGTGCAACTGATCACGACCAAATCGTAGCACAACATGCATCTCGTAAAATAGCTGACTTATCTCTAGAATGGGGTAAGCCAATTTCTCTTGGAATTAGTGGACCAGGAATGACTAGATTAGATGCACACAGAAGAGTTACATATGGTAAAAGTGCTGTTGAAGCAGCTGTTAAAATGTGCGACAGATTACAAGATATCTAA
- a CDS encoding glycosyltransferase family 2 protein yields the protein MTNPKISLILSAYNEEKFIKKAIESVINQTLKDIEIIIVNDGSTDDTLNIINSYGNSDSRIKVINQENIGLGASRNKGMKIASGEYITFLDGDDWFATDAFEISYKEAKSKNTDITMYQMINYDDESGRVYENDWFNLNNLDESFDNIVFSPEKTKNFLFDLSVSSCQKIYRNSFLKSINASFPEGIYFEDMPFFFHVYLKAKRISIIRKHLYYRRKHDASITHVVDANYLDTVEAGCELMRRFIDNGFYEDYKFDLIAYKINGPRMALMDIREDAKKPLFKLIKEDYEKIKKTKYYQDYLDNLGPKKKKFFLDILKYDNYTEFKKNNPEY from the coding sequence ATGACTAATCCAAAAATATCCCTTATTCTTTCTGCATATAATGAAGAAAAATTCATTAAAAAAGCTATTGAAAGTGTGATAAATCAAACTCTTAAAGATATTGAAATAATCATAGTAAACGATGGATCTACAGATGATACCTTAAACATCATAAATAGCTATGGAAATAGTGACTCTAGAATTAAAGTCATTAACCAAGAAAATATAGGTCTTGGAGCAAGTAGAAATAAAGGTATGAAAATAGCTAGTGGGGAATATATAACTTTTCTTGATGGAGATGATTGGTTTGCTACTGATGCATTTGAAATATCATATAAGGAAGCAAAATCAAAAAACACAGATATAACAATGTATCAAATGATTAATTATGATGATGAAAGTGGAAGAGTATATGAAAATGATTGGTTTAATTTAAATAATCTTGATGAAAGTTTTGATAATATTGTTTTTTCACCTGAAAAAACTAAAAACTTCTTATTTGACCTTTCAGTAAGCAGCTGTCAAAAGATTTATAGAAATAGCTTTTTAAAATCAATTAATGCTAGCTTTCCAGAAGGAATATATTTTGAAGATATGCCATTTTTCTTCCATGTTTATCTAAAAGCTAAGAGAATATCAATTATTAGAAAACATTTATATTATAGAAGAAAGCATGATGCTTCTATTACTCACGTTGTAGATGCAAATTACTTAGATACAGTAGAAGCAGGTTGTGAACTTATGAGAAGATTTATAGACAATGGATTCTATGAGGATTATAAGTTCGACCTTATAGCATATAAAATAAACGGCCCAAGAATGGCATTAATGGATATTAGAGAAGATGCTAAAAAACCGCTTTTTAAGCTTATTAAAGAAGACTATGAAAAAATTAAAAAAACTAAGTATTACCAGGATTATTTAGATAATTTAGGACCTAAAAAGAAAAAATTCTTCTTAGATATCTTAAAATATGATAATTATACTGAATTTAAAAAGAACAATCCAGAATATTAA
- a CDS encoding isocitrate/isopropylmalate family dehydrogenase yields the protein MYNIAVIPGDGIGKEVMKACINVLKSLDIDFNFTYGEAGDECLLENGEALPDTTIELAKNADACLFGAAGETAADVIVRLRQELNLFANLRPVKSYPNTNALFNNLDFMIVRENTEGIYVAKEEEYTEEGAIARRIITKKASKRIIDYAFQFAKNNNKSKVTGVHKANVLKVTDGLFKEVLYEVAKDYEGEVEVEDFYVDATAMYLITRPESFEVIVTTNLFGDILSDEGAGLVGGLGMIPSGNIGEDGALFEPVHGSAPDIAGKGIANPMAMILSASMMLNYLEEYEAEENLNNAILTVLNEGKVLTPDLGGTATTTEVGEAIISALN from the coding sequence ATGTATAATATTGCTGTAATTCCTGGAGATGGAATTGGAAAGGAAGTTATGAAGGCATGTATAAATGTATTAAAATCATTGGATATTGATTTTAATTTTACTTATGGCGAAGCAGGAGATGAATGCCTATTAGAAAATGGTGAAGCTTTACCAGATACAACAATTGAACTTGCAAAAAATGCAGATGCCTGTTTATTTGGAGCTGCTGGAGAAACAGCAGCAGATGTTATTGTAAGACTTAGACAAGAATTGAACTTATTCGCCAATTTAAGACCTGTTAAATCTTATCCAAATACAAATGCATTATTTAATAATCTTGACTTTATGATTGTTAGAGAAAATACCGAAGGAATATATGTTGCAAAAGAAGAAGAATATACAGAAGAAGGAGCCATTGCAAGAAGAATCATCACTAAAAAAGCAAGCAAGCGTATTATAGATTATGCTTTCCAATTTGCAAAAAACAATAATAAATCAAAAGTTACAGGAGTTCATAAAGCAAATGTTTTAAAAGTGACTGATGGCTTATTCAAGGAAGTACTATACGAAGTAGCTAAAGACTATGAAGGTGAGGTAGAAGTAGAAGACTTCTATGTTGATGCTACTGCAATGTACCTTATTACAAGACCTGAAAGCTTTGAAGTTATTGTTACTACTAATTTATTTGGAGATATTTTATCAGATGAAGGAGCAGGACTTGTTGGAGGACTTGGAATGATTCCATCAGGAAATATTGGAGAAGATGGAGCATTATTTGAGCCAGTTCATGGTTCTGCACCAGATATTGCAGGAAAAGGTATAGCTAATCCAATGGCTATGATACTTTCAGCTTCTATGATGTTAAACTATCTCGAAGAATACGAAGCAGAAGAAAACTTAAATAATGCTATATTAACTGTTTTAAATGAAGGAAAAGTTCTTACTCCCGATTTAGGAGGAACTGCTACAACAACAGAAGTAGGTGAAGCTATTATATCTGCTTTAAATTAA
- a CDS encoding 3-isopropylmalate dehydratase small subunit: MKGKVWKFGNDIDTDIILPGRYLIYTDEERLSQHCMEGLDPDFKSKVKKGDFILGGTNFGCGSSREHAPIAIKGCGISAVIAESFARIFYRNATNVGVPLLEAPGISEIIENGEEIEVDMEKGIIISESGKEYEFKKLPPFMLEILESGGLINYLKNRNE; the protein is encoded by the coding sequence ATGAAAGGAAAAGTTTGGAAGTTTGGAAATGACATCGATACAGACATTATTCTTCCAGGTAGATATTTAATTTATACTGATGAAGAAAGATTATCCCAGCATTGTATGGAAGGCTTAGACCCTGATTTTAAATCAAAAGTCAAAAAGGGAGATTTTATTCTTGGAGGAACCAATTTTGGATGTGGATCTTCTAGAGAACATGCTCCAATAGCTATTAAAGGATGTGGAATATCTGCTGTAATTGCTGAATCCTTTGCAAGAATATTTTATAGAAATGCAACAAATGTAGGAGTTCCGCTTTTAGAAGCACCAGGAATAAGTGAAATAATTGAAAACGGTGAAGAAATCGAAGTAGATATGGAAAAAGGCATCATCATATCTGAAAGTGGGAAAGAATATGAATTTAAAAAATTACCTCCATTTATGTTAGAAATTCTTGAATCTGGTGGTTTAATCAATTACTTAAAAAATAGAAATGAATAA
- the hacA gene encoding homoaconitase large subunit, producing the protein MPTIAEKIFARASGKGKVEAGDIVMADIDIAMIHDLTGPLAVESFNKIGTGKVWDSSKIVIPFDHQVPADSLDSANNHILMRKFVKEQNIENFYDVKEGVCHQVLPEKGHVIPGTVIVGADSHTCTYGALGAFATGIGSTDMAMVLSTGQLWFKVPETIRFEIKGELKENTSPKDLILNIIGQVGADGATYKSCEFAGETISNMNVSGRMVLSNMAIEMGGKTGLIEPDKRTYDYLKGRVSGENKNRLRAFIEKSNLKTDLDSTSLEIIDMDVSELEPQIACPHNVDNVKPASELSDVEIDQVFIGSCTNGRIEDLRDAAKILKGNQINSNLRMLVIPASKEVYLKGLDEGLIKIFVEAGALVSAPCCGPCLGGHTGLIGSDEVSLSTSNRNFKGRQGSPEGEVYLSSAKVAAQSAIEGKIAIPK; encoded by the coding sequence ATGCCGACAATTGCTGAAAAGATATTTGCTAGAGCTTCTGGTAAAGGAAAAGTAGAAGCTGGAGATATAGTAATGGCAGATATTGATATAGCTATGATACATGATTTAACTGGGCCTCTTGCAGTTGAATCATTTAATAAAATTGGAACTGGTAAAGTATGGGACTCATCGAAAATCGTGATTCCCTTTGATCACCAAGTTCCAGCAGACTCTCTTGATTCTGCAAATAATCATATTTTAATGAGAAAATTTGTAAAAGAACAAAATATTGAAAACTTCTATGATGTAAAAGAAGGAGTTTGTCATCAGGTTTTACCTGAAAAAGGCCATGTAATACCAGGTACTGTAATTGTAGGTGCAGACTCACATACATGTACCTATGGAGCCCTTGGAGCATTTGCAACTGGAATTGGTTCTACTGATATGGCAATGGTTTTATCTACAGGACAGTTATGGTTTAAAGTTCCTGAAACAATTAGATTTGAGATAAAGGGTGAATTAAAAGAAAACACCTCCCCAAAAGATTTGATTTTAAATATAATTGGTCAAGTTGGAGCAGATGGTGCTACCTACAAATCTTGTGAATTTGCAGGAGAAACTATCTCTAATATGAATGTATCAGGGAGAATGGTTTTATCCAATATGGCTATTGAAATGGGAGGAAAAACTGGACTTATAGAACCAGATAAAAGGACATATGATTACCTTAAAGGCCGTGTAAGTGGTGAAAATAAAAATAGATTAAGGGCATTTATTGAAAAATCTAATCTTAAAACTGACCTTGATTCTACTAGTCTTGAAATTATAGATATGGATGTTAGTGAACTTGAACCACAAATAGCTTGTCCACATAACGTTGATAATGTTAAGCCAGCAAGTGAATTAAGTGATGTTGAAATAGACCAAGTATTCATTGGTTCATGCACTAATGGCAGAATTGAAGATTTAAGAGATGCTGCAAAAATATTAAAAGGAAATCAAATCAATTCTAATCTTAGAATGTTAGTTATTCCAGCATCCAAAGAGGTTTACCTTAAAGGGTTAGATGAAGGTTTAATTAAAATATTTGTTGAAGCTGGTGCTCTTGTTTCAGCACCGTGCTGTGGGCCATGTCTTGGAGGCCATACCGGCCTTATTGGATCAGATGAGGTAAGTCTTTCTACCTCTAATAGAAACTTTAAAGGAAGACAGGGAAGTCCAGAAGGAGAAGTATACCTATCCTCAGCAAAAGTAGCTGCACAGTCAGCTATTGAAGGAAAAATTGCCATACCAAAATAG
- a CDS encoding nucleotide sugar dehydrogenase: protein MKICIVGQGYIGLPTAALFAKNGCEVLGVDVNEEIVKKLNQGIAHIEEPGISDSIKNAVEEGHYHASSKVEEADTFIITVPTPYLKEDLSCDLTYVISACKSILDVLKKGNIVIIESTIAPMSTDEIIKPIFEKKGFVIGKDLFLAHCPERVLPGQIMEELVNNNRIVGGITEECSRKAADIYRTFVKGEIIETEAKTAELSKCMENTFRDVNIALANELAKIGAEIGVNALDVIEMANKHPRVNIHSPGPGVGGHCLAIDPYFIYAKAPDVAKIIKLARDTNNSMPGFVIENTGKILSNLDKEAKKISVFGVAYKGNTDDARESPAFEIITGLKTAGYEIAIHDPHFDNSEYLDFDEAIKDSSLILILTDHDQFKDLDYDLLCKNMKTKIIFDTKNIIKEVPEDFTLINYGNLYKFS, encoded by the coding sequence ATGAAAATTTGTATTGTAGGACAAGGATATATTGGATTGCCAACTGCAGCATTATTTGCTAAAAATGGTTGTGAAGTTCTTGGTGTAGATGTTAATGAAGAAATTGTTAAAAAATTAAATCAAGGAATAGCTCATATAGAGGAACCTGGAATTTCTGATTCTATTAAAAACGCTGTAGAAGAAGGGCATTATCATGCATCCTCTAAAGTAGAAGAGGCAGATACATTTATTATTACCGTTCCCACACCTTATCTAAAAGAAGATTTAAGTTGTGATTTAACTTATGTAATATCTGCATGTAAGTCAATTTTAGATGTTTTAAAGAAAGGAAATATTGTTATTATTGAATCAACAATAGCACCAATGTCTACTGATGAAATTATAAAACCAATATTTGAAAAAAAAGGATTCGTTATTGGAAAAGATTTATTCCTTGCTCATTGCCCTGAAAGAGTTCTTCCTGGCCAAATTATGGAAGAATTAGTAAATAATAATAGAATCGTAGGTGGAATTACAGAAGAATGTAGTCGTAAAGCTGCAGATATTTATAGAACCTTTGTTAAAGGAGAAATAATCGAAACTGAAGCAAAAACTGCAGAATTATCCAAATGTATGGAAAATACATTCAGAGATGTAAATATTGCACTTGCCAATGAACTTGCTAAAATAGGAGCTGAAATTGGGGTAAATGCACTTGATGTTATTGAAATGGCTAATAAACACCCTAGAGTAAATATTCATAGCCCTGGTCCTGGTGTAGGTGGACACTGTTTAGCTATTGATCCTTATTTTATTTATGCAAAAGCTCCTGATGTTGCAAAAATAATTAAATTAGCAAGAGATACCAACAATAGCATGCCTGGATTTGTTATTGAAAATACTGGTAAAATTCTAAGTAATCTTGATAAAGAAGCTAAAAAAATCAGTGTATTTGGAGTAGCATATAAAGGAAATACAGATGATGCAAGAGAAAGTCCAGCATTTGAAATAATCACTGGATTAAAAACAGCAGGATACGAAATTGCTATTCATGACCCACACTTTGATAATTCAGAATATTTAGACTTTGATGAAGCAATAAAAGATTCGTCATTGATTTTAATCTTAACCGATCATGATCAGTTTAAAGACCTAGATTATGATTTATTATGTAAAAATATGAAAACAAAAATTATCTTCGATACTAAAAACATAATTAAAGAAGTTCCAGAGGATTTTACTTTAATTAATTATGGTAATTTGTATAAATTTAGTTAA
- the rfbD gene encoding dTDP-4-dehydrorhamnose reductase, with protein MKILITGAYGMLGSDLREILKNHELIATGFKELDITNEEKVIEFICENSPEIVINAAAYTAVDDCETNYDDAYAVNAIGPRNLAIACNKIDIPLIHISTDYVFDGSKNTPLLEDDELGPQSAYGKTKLEGEKFIQENTEKYFILRTAWLYGVHGGNFVQTMLNLAKEHDKITVVNDQIGSPTFSYDLAKGISNLLNSEKYGIYHLTNEGECSWYEFAKDIFELSKIDLKLIPVSTEEFPRPAPRPHYSVLSNEKWIKAGFPPMRNYKEALNEYLALLNFMKAFGKI; from the coding sequence ATGAAAATATTGATAACTGGTGCTTATGGAATGTTAGGTTCTGATTTAAGGGAAATTCTTAAAAATCATGAATTAATTGCTACTGGATTTAAAGAGTTAGATATTACTAATGAAGAAAAAGTTATTGAGTTTATTTGTGAAAACTCTCCTGAGATAGTTATTAATGCTGCAGCATATACAGCAGTTGATGATTGTGAAACTAACTATGATGATGCATATGCAGTAAATGCAATTGGCCCTCGTAATTTAGCTATTGCTTGTAATAAAATCGATATTCCTTTGATACATATCAGTACAGATTATGTTTTTGATGGTAGTAAAAACACTCCCCTTCTTGAAGATGATGAACTAGGTCCTCAAAGTGCCTATGGTAAAACTAAACTCGAAGGTGAAAAATTTATTCAAGAAAACACTGAAAAGTACTTTATTCTTCGTACTGCTTGGTTATATGGTGTCCATGGCGGAAATTTTGTTCAAACAATGTTAAATTTAGCTAAAGAACATGATAAGATTACAGTTGTTAATGATCAAATAGGTTCTCCAACATTTTCTTATGACTTAGCTAAAGGAATTTCTAATTTGCTTAATAGTGAAAAATATGGCATTTATCATTTAACTAATGAAGGGGAATGTTCTTGGTATGAATTTGCTAAAGATATATTTGAATTATCTAAAATTGACCTAAAGCTTATACCGGTAAGTACTGAAGAATTTCCAAGACCTGCTCCAAGGCCACATTATTCGGTTTTAAGCAATGAAAAATGGATTAAAGCAGGGTTTCCTCCAATGAGAAATTACAAAGAAGCTTTAAATGAATATTTAGCTTTATTAAATTTTATGAAAGCCTTTGGTAAGATTTAA
- the rfbA gene encoding glucose-1-phosphate thymidylyltransferase RfbA: MKGIVLAGGSGTRLYPITKAISKQLLPLYDKPMIYYPISVLMLANIKDILIISTPRDLPMYKELLGDGSDLGISFSYAEQENPNGLAEAFIIGEDFIGDENVALILGDNVFHGHRFTEILERACNLEEGAVVFGYYTHNPEAFGVVEFDDGWNVLSIEEKPENPKSNYIVPGLYFYDNDVIKIAKKVKPSNRGELEITSINEEYLKCGKLKVELLGRGMAWLDTGTHDGLLEAGNFIETVQKRQSLYIACLEEIAYLKGYISKEDVLKLAESLKKTEYGQYLIDLANRKL; encoded by the coding sequence ATGAAAGGAATTGTATTAGCTGGTGGTTCTGGAACTAGATTGTATCCAATTACAAAAGCTATTTCTAAACAGTTATTGCCTTTATATGATAAACCAATGATTTATTATCCAATATCTGTTTTGATGTTAGCTAACATTAAGGATATTTTAATTATTTCCACTCCCCGTGACTTACCGATGTATAAAGAGTTATTAGGGGATGGTTCTGATTTGGGAATATCTTTCTCTTATGCAGAGCAAGAAAATCCAAATGGCTTAGCTGAAGCATTCATCATTGGTGAAGACTTTATTGGTGATGAAAATGTAGCTCTTATTTTAGGAGATAATGTATTTCATGGACATAGATTTACTGAGATATTAGAAAGAGCATGTAATCTTGAAGAAGGCGCAGTTGTTTTTGGTTATTATACTCATAATCCAGAGGCATTTGGTGTTGTAGAATTTGATGATGGGTGGAATGTTTTATCAATTGAAGAAAAACCAGAAAATCCAAAATCTAACTATATAGTTCCTGGACTTTATTTCTATGATAATGATGTTATAAAAATAGCTAAAAAGGTTAAACCATCAAATAGAGGTGAACTTGAAATTACTTCTATTAATGAAGAGTATCTTAAATGTGGAAAACTTAAAGTTGAATTACTTGGTAGGGGAATGGCTTGGTTAGATACTGGAACTCATGATGGTTTACTTGAAGCAGGAAACTTTATAGAAACTGTTCAAAAAAGACAAAGCTTGTATATTGCTTGTTTAGAAGAAATAGCATATCTTAAAGGTTATATATCAAAAGAGGATGTTTTAAAATTGGCAGAATCTCTTAAAAAAACTGAATATGGCCAATATTTAATAGATTTAGCTAATAGAAAACTTTAA
- the rfbC gene encoding dTDP-4-dehydrorhamnose 3,5-epimerase, which produces MGKFKIIKSEIEDVFTVEPTVFGDERGYFMETYNENDFKEEGIDLTFVQDNQSKSSKGVLRGLHFQYTQPQGKLVRVIKGEVFDVAVDLRKKSKTYGKWIGEILSEENKKQLFIPKGFAHGFLVLSDEAEFVYKCTDFYNGDDEGGIIWNDSDIAIDWPLDDIGEENILLSEKDKLFKSFKETETDF; this is translated from the coding sequence ATGGGGAAATTTAAAATTATTAAAAGTGAAATTGAAGATGTCTTCACAGTTGAACCGACAGTATTTGGTGATGAGAGGGGATATTTCATGGAAACTTATAATGAAAATGATTTTAAAGAAGAGGGTATTGATTTGACTTTTGTTCAAGACAATCAATCAAAATCATCTAAAGGGGTCCTTAGAGGACTTCATTTTCAATATACTCAACCTCAAGGTAAATTGGTCCGTGTTATTAAAGGTGAAGTATTTGATGTAGCTGTTGATTTAAGAAAAAAATCAAAAACATACGGTAAGTGGATAGGTGAAATTCTTTCTGAAGAAAATAAAAAACAGCTTTTTATTCCAAAGGGATTTGCCCATGGATTTTTAGTTTTATCTGATGAAGCTGAATTTGTATATAAATGCACTGATTTCTATAATGGGGATGATGAAGGGGGAATCATTTGGAATGACTCAGATATAGCTATTGACTGGCCTTTAGATGATATTGGCGAAGAAAATATACTTTTATCTGAAAAAGATAAGCTATTTAAATCATTTAAAGAAACTGAAACGGATTTTTAA